From a region of the Tachypleus tridentatus isolate NWPU-2018 chromosome 1, ASM421037v1, whole genome shotgun sequence genome:
- the LOC143256546 gene encoding QRFP-like peptide receptor, which yields MSKSKVTTQIAHSVLYELTQIRANCHSDNMDNLSPFKRFVLPAMYGILFLLVCGCSLVVVVTIAAKKSLHRPMNSYVISLCLSDCIIASVIIIVKVYSTFNTMSSNLLCTLYRCSYFAEMALFNSIFSVVAIAIDRHDAIVRPLKGTFTNQRALRHVALIWFMGFVYSFPKYVVVTVRHYQTKAMKNISDHIILNHCMFDQEVALILNILDVVVVYLLPLGTVTLLYSRAVRVLRQCDHDNTPHLQVLNGRRQRAIKMIIIITITFSISWLPYHVLSIISRDPFRGMSSVMIEARNILCIVCIILILLNGWLNVIVYGYLNEDFRLAFRSLLRRRFTRGYTSNRSRRLVSVSSAALMSSISSRSSEVSIQSNMEVRWKKITWPQLNTNSRERPSDVTETSFVPRAVLY from the exons ATGAGCAAAAGCAAAGTTACAACGCAAATTGCTCACTCTGTCCTTTACGAATTGACCCAAATAAGAGCTAACTGCCATTCTGATAATATGGATAATCTCTCTCCGTTCAAAAGATTTGTACTTCCAGCTATGTACGGTATTTTGTTTCTTCTGGTATGTGGATGTAGTTTGGTTGTCGTAGTAACGATCGCTGCCAAGAAGAGCCTTCATCGCCCCATGAACTCCTATGTAATATCTTTGTGCCTTTCGGACTGTATTATAGCTTCCGTAATAATTATCGTTAAAGTATACAGCACATTCAACACTATGTCTTCCAATTTACTTTGCACATTATATCGTTGTAGCTACTTTGCTGAAATGGCCCTCTTTAACAGCATTTTTTCTGTTGTGGCTATTGCTATAGATCGTCATGACGCCATCGTTCGACCATTGAAAGGTACTTTCACGAATCAACGTGCCCTTCGTCATGTTGCATTAATCTGGTTTATGGGCTTTGTGTACAGTTTTCCCAAGTACGTAGTTGTTACTGTACGTCATTATCAAACTAAAGCTATGAAGAACATAAGTGACCACATAATTCTAAATCACTGTATGTTTGATCAAGAAGTCGCGTTAATTCTAAACATTTTGGATGTGGTGGTGGTCTATCTGCTGCCTCTGGGAACTGTGACCTTACTATATTCTCGCGCAGTACGAGTCTTGCGCCAGTGTGACCATGACAACACTCCTCATCTTCAAGTGCTGAATGGCAGACGCCAGAGGGCAATCAAGATGATTATTATAATTACCATTACATTCAGTATTTCCTGGCTTCCTTACCACGTGCTCAGTATAATTAGCCGAGATCCGTTTCGTGGAATGTCTTCTGTCATGATAGAG GCAAGAAATATACTCTGCATTGTGTGCATTATTTTGATTTTGCTGAACGGCTGGCTTAATGTCATAGTATACGGGTATTTGAATGAAGATTTTCGACTAGCTTTTCGTAGTCTACTTCGAAGACGTTTTACTAGAGGATACACATCCAACCGTAGTCGACGATTGGTTAGTGTGAGTTCAGCTGCTCTGATGTCCTCCATTTCATCTCGAAGTAGTGAAGTTTCCATACAATCTAATATGGAAGTTCGCTGGAAAAAAATCACGTGGCCACAACTTAACACCAATTCACGAGAACGTCCCAGTGATGTCACTGAAACCTCATTTGTACCAAGAGCAGTTTTGTATTAA